Genomic segment of Rhodococcus rhodochrous:
GATCTTGCGGGTCCGCCGGTCGCGGTCGGTCAGTTCCGCCACCACGCTGCCGAGGATCACCCCGAGCACGAACAGCGCGAGCACACCGCCGATGAGCGCCACCGTCTGCCACGCACCGTCGGCCGTGCCGACCGCGAAGCGCGTGGAGTTGCCGCTCATGAACGACACGAACACACCGCCCAGGGTGATGAACCCGAGGGCATCGATGAACCCTGCGAGAGAGGACAGCGCGATCGCGAGTCCCTGCAACTGCCTGCCGTAACCGACCACCAGACGATAGTAGGAACCGTTCCCTCCGGGATGCCGACCACGTCGGCTCCCGGATGCTTACGTGGTGTAACGACCGGGCGTCGTGGGCGCGATGGACAAGGGGAGCCGTCCGGCGCCGTCGTTCTCAGGAGTTCCCTCGATGTCCTTGCCCCGCCTGTCGTCCCGGCTGTCCCTGCTCGTCGTCGCGACGGTCGCGGGTCTGACCCTCACCGGTTGCGACTCGACGGCCCAGGACACCTCCGCCGCTCCGGCGGCGACCTCCGAACAGTCCCCGGCGCCGAGCTCCGAAACTCCCACGACGACATCGTCACCCACCGCGACGCGCCCCTCCTCGACGACCGCATCGAGTCCGGCGGCGTCGAAACCGGCAGCGTCGGCGGATTCGTCGGAGGCCCTGGCCCGGCTGGCGACCCTGCCCGTCAAGGGGCGCGCGCCCAAGACCGGGTACAGCCGCGACCTGTTCGGTCAGGCGTGGAGCGACGACGTGTCGGTGGAGTTCGGGGGCAACGGCTGCGACACCCGCAACGACATCCTGCGGCGCGACCTCGTCGACATCGTCTACCGGCCCGGTACCCGCGACTGCGTCGTCGCGTCGGGAACCCTGAACGACGTGTACACCGGCACGACGATCGCATTCACCCGCGGACAGGACACCTCGACCGCGGTGCAGATCGACCACGTCGTCGCGTTGTCGGACGCGTGGCAGAAGGGTGCGCAGCAGCTCGACGCGGGCACCCGTGCCGATTTCGCCAACGACCCGCGCAACCTCCAGGCCGTGGACGGGCCGACCAACCAGCAGAAGAGCGACGGTGACGCCGCGACCTGGCTGCCGCCGAACCGCGCGTACCGCTGCACGTACGTCGCGCGGCAGATCGAGGTCAAGGCGATCTACGGCCTGTGGGTGACGCAGGCCGAGCACGACGCGATGGTGCGGGCCCTCACCGAATGCGGAGGTGGAGCTCCCGCAGCTGCACCCGCTCCCGTACCCACCACGACGACGCGACCGGCCCCCGCGCCGGCTCCTGCTCCGGCGCCCGCGCCCGCGCCCGCGCCTGCTCCCGAGCCGGCCCCACCTGCCCCTGCTCCGGCGAGCGTGTACTACGAGAACTGCGCGGCGGCCCGCGCTGCGGGAGCTGCACCCCTGTATGTGGGAGAGCCCGGCTACCGGCCGAAGATGGACGGTGACGGGGACGGCGTCGCCTGCGAGTAACGCACCACAGCGCCTGCGAGTAACGCACCGCCGCGATCTCTCCGATCAGCTGAAGCGGTCGGTGAGATTGCGACGCATGCGGTGCAGATCGCGGAGCTGGGCGCCCAGTCGCTCGACCTCGGCGTCGAACCTGCGCGCTCGGTCCACGGCCCCCACCCGATGTTCGGCGAGGGCCTTCTGTTCGGTCTTCTCGATGGCTGCGGACACCTCGTCGATCTCCCGGTCCAGCATCTCAACCCAGACCGAAGCCTGCTCGTGGTCGGCGTTGCCGGCGAGCGGGAAATTGTCGTCCGCAGTCACGAGACGCATCGTGCCCGAGATCGGCCCGGTACGCGAACAGAGGACGGAGAAAAGCAGAAACCCCGTGGGACGCTGTGCGCCCCACGGGGTTCCGTGGCGGAGGATAGGGGATTTGAACCCCTGAGGGCGTTAACCCAACCCGCGTTCCAGGCGAGCGCCATAGGCCACTAGGCGAATCCTCCGTGGGGAAGCATACCGAATGGAGACCCCAACTTGCCAAACGGGCACGTCGCACCCTGATTCCGGGGGTGCTGCGGGGGCGGGTTCGCCGCCGGGGCGCTCGTTCCTCTACACTTGCCGATGGATCCCGCGCGGCGCGCATCCTGTGAACTCCCCCAGGGCCGGAAGGCAGCAAGGGTCAACGGGCTCTGCCGGGTGCGCGGGGTCCTCTTAATTTCCGCCGATGCCCGTGTCGCCGTGCACGGTGAAAGGTCCCTCCGCATGCCTACGCAGACCCAGTACGGGTTGATGAGCCATGAGGAACTCGTTGCAGAGCACGAGCGCCAGTCCGCCAACTACGACCGGTTGAAGTCGGAGAAGCTGACGCTGGACCTGACCCGCGGCAAGCCCTCGCCCGAGCAGCTCGATCTCTCCGCGGAGTTGCTGTCGCTGCCGGGTGCCGACGACTTCCGCGACGGCAACGGCACCGACACCCGCAACTATGGCGGCCTCACCGGCCTGCCCGAGCTGCGCGCGATCTTCGCCGAGCTGCTGAACATCCCGGTCGAGAACCTCGTCGCCGGCAACAACGCGAGCCTCGAGATCATGCACGATCTCGTCGTCTGGTCGCTGTTGCACGGCACCGTCGACTCGCCGCGCCCGTGGTCGCAGGAGTCGGTCGTCAAGTTCCTGTGCCCGGCGCCCGGCTACGACCGGCACTTCGCGATCACCGAGTCGCTCGGCGTCGAGATGATCCCCGTGCCGCTGCGCGAGGACGGCCCCGACGTGCGGTTCATCGCCGATCTCGTCGCGAACGACCCGCAGATCAAGGGCATGTGGGCCGTGCCGACCTACTCGAACCCCACCGGTGCGGTGTACTCCGAGGAGGTCGCCCGCGAGCTGGTGTCGATGCCGACGGCCGCTCCCGACTTCCGCATCTTCTGGGACAACGCCTACGCGGTGCACCCGCTCACCGAGCACCTCGCGCCTGCGATCGACATCCTCGGTCTGGCCGCGCAGGCCGGTCACCCGAACCGCGTGTTCGCGCTGGCGTCCACCTCGAAGATCACCTTCGCCGGTTCGGGCGTGAGCTTCTTCGGCAGCTCCACCGAGAACCTCACCTGGTACCAGAAGCACCTGGGCATCAAGACCATCGGCCCCGACAAGGTCAACCAGCTGCGTCACCTGCGTTTCTTCCGCGACGCCGAGGGCGTTCGTGCCCACATGGCCAAGCACCGCGAGATCCTCGCGCCGAAGTTCGCGCTCGTGCGCCGCATCCTCGAGGAGCGTCTCGGCACGTCGAAGGTCGCGTCCTGGACCGAGCCCGAGGGCGGCTACTTCATCAGCCTCGATGTCGTCGAGGGCACGGCGGCCCGCGTCATCGCCCTGGCGAAGGAAGCGGGTATCGCGCTGACGGGTGCCGGTTCGGCGTTCCCGTACAAGAAGGACCCCGAGGACAAGAACATCCGCCTCGCACCGAGCTTCCCTTCGCTCGGTGAGCTCGAGAAGGCCATGGACGGTGTCGCAACCTGCGTGCTGCTGGCCGCGGCGGAGAAGGCGCTCGCCGACAAGTAGTGCGCGGGTAGGTACGCAACGCGAGGACGAGGCTCGCAACATCGGCAGTCACTGCCGGCGTTGCGAGCCTCGATTCTTTGTTGCGTACCTCCGTCGACAAGAATCTGCACTCCGGGTGTGAGTTTGTTCCCAACCTGTGGATAAAGTTGTGTACAACACGTGGACGGGCGGTGGACAACTCGGATCGGCCCTGGTCGGGGCCTTATCGGTGCCCGCCGTCACCACGACTTGCTTTCCCCTACCGACCTGACATACTCGCTGGTCAGGGTCGCCGCATACCGTGCGGCGGGTTCGGAAGTGGTGAGTGTGATGGAAAACCGCGCTCTCGTGAATTCCGGAGTCGGCGCATCGGCCGTCGGATCTGTCACGGGGTGTCTCGGTGTGCTGAAGGTGTTCCTCCTGGCGCTCGACATCGAGGCGGCGCCCGAGACGCCACCGCGGGTCCCACCCGTCGAGAAGGTGGAGCCCTTCCTGCCGGCACGCATCGCCGAGCAGCCCGAGACGGACCACGGTGTGCGTCCGCCGTGCCTGCTCGCGTTCCGGCACGTCGTCGACCCGACACGGCCGGAGATCTCGTTCGGTGCGTCGACGGGGTCGCTGCGTGAGGCGCCGGACGCGACCCGACCGTATGTGGGACACCCCGCGACGTGCGTGTCGCTGTGGGACGTCCCCGGCCACGGTCTCGTCCTGGCGTTGGAGTCGCTGTCGGATCACGGGTCGCCGCTCGTCGACTGGCGCAGCGACCCGCTGCAGGACCGCGACGGCGCCGGTCTGCGCCCGGTGCTCGGTGAGTTCCTCGCGCCCTTCGAACTGACCGCCGACGCCTGCCTGAACGATGTCTTCCCCGGGCTGAACAGGCGGTTGTGCGCGCCGACGACCTATCAACCCCTGCACGAACTCGTCGTCCACCGCCACCGGGGAGTCGGCGATCGCGAGGTCGCCGAGGGCATGGTCGTGGAAGTGGTCTCGAGCGGCGGCGAACGCGTCCGCTCGCTCGTCGACGGCCCGCGCATCGGACCGGAGGCCCGCGCCGCGGCACGGTCCTGGGGTGTGTTGTGGAAGTGGGACCGGGTTCCGCTGGTGGACCGGCCCGTGCAGCCGGGGGCCGCCATCGCCGTGCGGGAGGACTCCGGTGCGGTGCTGTTCGACCTCGAGGCCACCGCCCTCGGCAGCGACTATGTCGGGCACGGCACCCGCGAGATGATCTACGGGCTCATCCCGTGGGTGGCGGTGCGGGCACGGGCCTCTGCCGACTACTGGACGACTATGGAGCATCTGCGCCACCCCGATGGTCTCGGCGGCGATCGGCTGGCCACGGTCCTCGACGACATCGCGATCATGCAGTCCCGCCGGATGGAACGGGCCCTGCTGCGCAAGGAATCGATCCACGACGACAGGTTCCACTCGTGGACACAACCCACCCAGCTGCGAGCACTCATGGCCGGCCGGGTCGCCGACGAGATGGCCGAACTCGACGCAGAACTGTCCGAGGCCGTGGACGTCGTCGAGCACGCCCTGCTGCGCAGTGCCGAGTTGCGCGGTGCGAGGCACACCCGCCTGGCCCAGGGCTGGTCGGCGGCGGCCTCGGTCATCGCCGTCGTGGCGTTGTTCGCCGCCCTGGCCGCCGTTCCGGACACCTCGCAACCGACGCTCTTCCCGCACTGGGTGCACGCGCTGACCACGTCGATCGCGCTCACGCTCGGCATCGTGATCGCGGTGGTCGTGTGGCGCCGCCCCTGACGCGCAGGGCATGATCGTCTGCATGTCATCGACGCTGAACCTGGTCGGAGATCCCGACGCCGACGCACTGCTGGCCGAGAACCCGCTGGCGCTTCTCATCGGCATGCTGCTCGACCAGCAGGTGGCGATGGAGATCGCGTTCGCGGGACCGAAGAAGCTCGCAGACCGTCTCGGTGGCCTCGACGTGCACGCCGTCGCCGCGATGAATCCGGACGAGTTCATCGCGGTGTGTGCCCAGCCACCGGCGGTGCACCGGTTCCCGAAGTCGATGGGGGAGCGGATCCAGTCGCTGTGCCAGTACCTGGTGGAGCACTACGACGGTGACACCGCCGCGATCTGGACATCCGGGGAGCCGGACGGCAAGGAAGTGCTGAAGCGGTTGAAGGCGCTGCCCGGCTACGGGGACCAGAAGGCGCGGATCTTCCTGGCGCTGCTGGGCAAGCAGGTCGGGGTGCAGCCGGCCGGGTGGCGGGAGGCCGCCGGGGCCTACGGCGACGAGGGCGCGCGCCGGTCGATCGCGGACGTGGGCGACCGGCAGACGCTGCTCGAGGTGCGCGAATTCAAACAGGCGGCCAAGGCTGCGGCGAAGGCAGCGAAGGCAGCGAAGACGCAGTAGCAGCCACGGATCAGCCGGGCGGCGCGAAGAACTCGAGCGCGATGTCGTCCGGATCGCGGAACGACAGCCCCGATCCGTAGCTCGCGGTCTTGATGCCGCCGTGAGTGATGCCGAGGTCGTCGAGCCGATCGCGCCACCGGGGCAGTTCCTGGGCGGTACACGCGAACGCGAGGTGATCGAGACCCACCCGGCGTTCGTCGAAGCCGGTGTCCGGCGTGGCACCGGTGTGGGTGTGCAGGCCGAACATCGTGCCGCCGCCGAGTGCGAAGACGGCGTGGTGGAACGTGCCGGACTCCTCGTCCTCGTCGAGCACCGGCGGTGCGCCGAACAGTCGCGTGTACCACTCGATGCTGGCCGGCAGGTTCGAGACGGTGACGGCGACATGGGTGAGTGCGGGAAACGGTGCCATGCGGGCACCTCCTCTGGAGTGGGCCTGGAGACCAGGCTAGGCGGTCTCCCCGGCCGCGTCGGTGTCCCGCGTGCCACGGCACGGTCCTGCGGCACGCTGTCGGGCGTCGCCGGTACTCTTTCGCCGTGGCCCTGTACCGGAAGTATCGACCAGCTTCGTTCGCGGAGGTGGTGGGTCAGGAGCACGTCACCGAGCCCCTGAGCACCGCCCTCGATGCCGGACGCATCAACCACGCGTACCTGTTCTCGGGGCCGCGTGGTTGTGGCAAGACGTCGTCCGCCCGCATCCTGGCGCGCTCACTCAACTGTGCGCAGGGGCCCACGTCCCGCCCGTGTGGGGAGTGCGCGTCGTGCATCGCCCTCGGCCCGGGCGGCCCCGGCAATCTCGATGTCATCGAACTCGACGCCGCCAGCCACGGTGGTGTCGAGGACACCCGTGAACTGCGCGATCGGGCGTTCTACGCCCCGGCCGAGTCGCGGTACCGGGTGTTCATCGTCGACGAGGCGCACATGGTCACCACGGCCGGATTCAATGCGCTGCTGAAGATCGTCGAGGAGCCGCCGGAGCACCTGATCTTCATCTTCGCCACCACCGAACCGGAGAAGGTACTGCCGACCATTCGGTCGCGTACGCACCATTACCCGTTCCGGCTGCTGGCGCCGTCCACCATGCGGGGGCTGCTCGAGAAGATCTGCTCGCAGGAGAACGTGCCGGTCGAGGACGCCGTCTACCCGCTGGTCATCCGTGCCGGTGGCGGCTCGCCGCGTGACTCGCTGAGCGTGCTCGACCAGTTGCTCGCCGGTGCCGGCGATGAGGGCGTCACGTACGCGCGTGCACTCGCGCTGCTCGGCGTCACCGACGTCGCCCTCATCGACGAAGCCGTCGACGCACTCGCTGCGAACGACGGGGCCGCACTGTTCGGCACCGTCGAGAAGGTGATGGATGCAGGGCACGATCCGCGCCGGTTCGCCGTCGACCTGCTCGAGCGGTTGCGTGACCTGATCCTGATGCGGGCCGTCCCCGACGCTGCCGAACGCGGTCTGGTCGACGCCCCCGGCGACGTCCTGGAACGGATGCGAGAGGAGGCCGAGCGGATCGGCCCCGCGACTCTTGCCCGCTACGCGGAACTGGTGCATGCCGGTCTCGGTGAGATGCGCGGCGCGACAGCACCGCGGCTGCTGCTCGAGGTGATGTGCGCCCGGATGTTGCTCCCTTCCGCATCGGACGCCGAATCGGCTGTGCTGCAACGCCTCGAGCGAATCGAGCAGGGCGTCGTACCGCTCGCATCGTCGGCCCCTGCCGCTGCTCCGACCGCCGCGACGCGGCCCGCGGTGGCCGAGTCTCCGTCGTCCGGGCCGGTCTACCAACGTCCTTCCCAGCGCCAGGCCACCGAGGCGGCGCCGGAACCCGAGGCAGCGCCGGAGCCTGCGAGAGCGGTACCGAGCCCGGAACCGGTCGCGCAGGCACCTGTCCGGCAGCCGTCGCCCGAGCCTGCGGAACCGGCGCCGGTCACAGTCGCCCCTGCGGCACCGTCGGGGTCCGTGCCGCAACCGGTCGTGCGTACCCCGCAGCCGGAAGCCGCGGCGCAGCCCGCGCCCGTCCGTTCACCCGAACCGGTGCGAGAGGTTGCGTCGGGCGCCGGCCCGGCCCAGCCCGGTCCGGCACAGCCGGAGTCGGGTGCCCGACCCGACGCGGCCGCCCTGCGGGCGGTGTGGTCCGAGGTCCGAACCAAGGTTCGGGAGCGGAGTCGCACCGTCGAGGTGATGCTCTCCGGCGCGACGGTGCGATCT
This window contains:
- a CDS encoding GmrSD restriction endonuclease domain-containing protein, producing the protein MSLPRLSSRLSLLVVATVAGLTLTGCDSTAQDTSAAPAATSEQSPAPSSETPTTTSSPTATRPSSTTASSPAASKPAASADSSEALARLATLPVKGRAPKTGYSRDLFGQAWSDDVSVEFGGNGCDTRNDILRRDLVDIVYRPGTRDCVVASGTLNDVYTGTTIAFTRGQDTSTAVQIDHVVALSDAWQKGAQQLDAGTRADFANDPRNLQAVDGPTNQQKSDGDAATWLPPNRAYRCTYVARQIEVKAIYGLWVTQAEHDAMVRALTECGGGAPAAAPAPVPTTTTRPAPAPAPAPAPAPAPAPAPEPAPPAPAPASVYYENCAAARAAGAAPLYVGEPGYRPKMDGDGDGVACE
- a CDS encoding VOC family protein — translated: MAPFPALTHVAVTVSNLPASIEWYTRLFGAPPVLDEDEESGTFHHAVFALGGGTMFGLHTHTGATPDTGFDERRVGLDHLAFACTAQELPRWRDRLDDLGITHGGIKTASYGSGLSFRDPDDIALEFFAPPG
- a CDS encoding DNA polymerase III subunits gamma/tau encodes the protein MALYRKYRPASFAEVVGQEHVTEPLSTALDAGRINHAYLFSGPRGCGKTSSARILARSLNCAQGPTSRPCGECASCIALGPGGPGNLDVIELDAASHGGVEDTRELRDRAFYAPAESRYRVFIVDEAHMVTTAGFNALLKIVEEPPEHLIFIFATTEPEKVLPTIRSRTHHYPFRLLAPSTMRGLLEKICSQENVPVEDAVYPLVIRAGGGSPRDSLSVLDQLLAGAGDEGVTYARALALLGVTDVALIDEAVDALAANDGAALFGTVEKVMDAGHDPRRFAVDLLERLRDLILMRAVPDAAERGLVDAPGDVLERMREEAERIGPATLARYAELVHAGLGEMRGATAPRLLLEVMCARMLLPSASDAESAVLQRLERIEQGVVPLASSAPAAAPTAATRPAVAESPSSGPVYQRPSQRQATEAAPEPEAAPEPARAVPSPEPVAQAPVRQPSPEPAEPAPVTVAPAAPSGSVPQPVVRTPQPEAAAQPAPVRSPEPVREVASGAGPAQPGPAQPESGARPDAAALRAVWSEVRTKVRERSRTVEVMLSGATVRSVDGARVVLGHDSAPLAKRLVEPRNSDVIRAALHDVFGGDWEVTCEHGAAAPAAAAAAVSTPTQAKAPAAPRFSRPSQGRAAVAPLARPTSRSAAPDVDDIPPPEAPDYPDDPGPPPVDYDYDAPPPPTTPEDEEEMMAEAAVPVEQSSRRDPDEVAGEMLVEVLGARKLDS
- a CDS encoding aminotransferase class I/II-fold pyridoxal phosphate-dependent enzyme, which encodes MPTQTQYGLMSHEELVAEHERQSANYDRLKSEKLTLDLTRGKPSPEQLDLSAELLSLPGADDFRDGNGTDTRNYGGLTGLPELRAIFAELLNIPVENLVAGNNASLEIMHDLVVWSLLHGTVDSPRPWSQESVVKFLCPAPGYDRHFAITESLGVEMIPVPLREDGPDVRFIADLVANDPQIKGMWAVPTYSNPTGAVYSEEVARELVSMPTAAPDFRIFWDNAYAVHPLTEHLAPAIDILGLAAQAGHPNRVFALASTSKITFAGSGVSFFGSSTENLTWYQKHLGIKTIGPDKVNQLRHLRFFRDAEGVRAHMAKHREILAPKFALVRRILEERLGTSKVASWTEPEGGYFISLDVVEGTAARVIALAKEAGIALTGAGSAFPYKKDPEDKNIRLAPSFPSLGELEKAMDGVATCVLLAAAEKALADK
- a CDS encoding HhH-GPD-type base excision DNA repair protein, with amino-acid sequence MSSTLNLVGDPDADALLAENPLALLIGMLLDQQVAMEIAFAGPKKLADRLGGLDVHAVAAMNPDEFIAVCAQPPAVHRFPKSMGERIQSLCQYLVEHYDGDTAAIWTSGEPDGKEVLKRLKALPGYGDQKARIFLALLGKQVGVQPAGWREAAGAYGDEGARRSIADVGDRQTLLEVREFKQAAKAAAKAAKAAKTQ